The following proteins come from a genomic window of Girardinichthys multiradiatus isolate DD_20200921_A chromosome 8, DD_fGirMul_XY1, whole genome shotgun sequence:
- the tmem203 gene encoding transmembrane protein 203, whose amino-acid sequence MLFSLKELVQWLGFATFELFLHLLALLVFSMLVALKVDLFQVSWWLVFIPLFTADGLSTYFTAIVSIRLYQENEKRLAVLRLLWVLTVLSLKLVCEVLLCQKLAGQEQARDLWYGLIVSPLFILLQLLMIRACRVN is encoded by the coding sequence ATGCTGTTTTCTCTCAAGGAACTGGTCCAGTGGCTGGGCTTCGCCACCTTTGAACTGTTCCTCCACCTGCTCGCCCTGCTGGTCTTCAGCATGCTGGTGGCTCTGAAGGTGGACCTGTTCCAGGTGAGCTGGTGGCTGGTGTTCATCCCCCTGTTCACTGCAGATGGGCTCAGCACTTACTTCACGGCCATTGTGTCCATCCGGCTGTATCAGGAGAACGAGAAGCGCCTGGCGGTTCTGCGGTTGCTGTGGGTGCTGACGGTACTCAGTCTGAAGCTGGTCTGCGAGGTGCTGCTGTGCCAGAAGCTGGCCGGGCAGGAGCAAGCCCGAGACCTCTGGTATGGCCTCATCGTGTCACCACTCTTcatcctgctgcagctgctgatgaTACGGGCATGCCGAGTCAATTAA
- the alad gene encoding delta-aminolevulinic acid dehydratase → MQTPAESILHSGYFHPTLRYWQTCATDLRPDNLIYPIFITDSPDAVEPIGSLPGQARYGVNKLEGMLRPLVEKGLKCVLIFGVPAKIAKDERGSGADSDNTPAVLAIKKIRSLFPELLVACDVCLCPYTSHGHCGILTEDGTVNNDASCLRLAEVALAYARAGCHIIAPSDMMDGRIRAIKQALLSNGLGNKVSVLSYSAKFASCYYGPFRDAAQSKPAFGDRRCYQLPAGARGLALRAVERDVREGADMLMVKPGLPYLDIMRDVKDKFPSHPLAVYNVSGEFAMLWHGAKAGAFDLRAAVMEAMTAFRRAGADIIITYYTPELLTWLKE, encoded by the exons ATGCAGACACCAGCAGAGTCGATCCTCCACAGCGGATATTTCCACCCCACGCTCCGATATTGGCAGACCTGCGCCACCGATCTCAGACCAGACAATCTCATCTACCCCATCTTTATCAC AGACAGTCCAGATGCAGTGGAGCCCATCGGAAGCCTGCCAGGACAGGCAAG ATACGGAGTGAATAAGCTGGAGGGAATGTTGCGACCACTCGTGGAGAAAGGTCTGAAATGTGTTCTCATTTTTGGCGTCCCGGCAAAAATAGCAAAG GATGAAAGGGGTTCGGGGGCCGACTCGGACAATACTCCTGCTGTTCTGGCTATTAAAAAAATCCGATCTTTGTTCCCGGAGCTGCTCGTGGCGTGCGATGTCTGTCTGTGTCCTTACACCTCACATGGACACTGCG GGATCCTGACTGAGGACGGCACTGTGAACAACGACGCCAGCTGTCTGCGTTTGGCAGAAGTTGCTCTGGCTTATGCACGAGCTg GTTGCCACATCATCGCTCCCTCTGAcatgatggatggacgaatcAGAGCCATAAAACAGGCTCTGCTGTCCAATGGTTTGGGAAACAAG GTTTCAGTGCTGAGCTACAGTGCGAAGTTTGCCTCTTGTTACTATGGTCCTTTCAG GGACGCAGCACAGTCGAAGCCTGCGTTCGGAGACAGGCGCTGCTATCAGCTTCCTGCCGGAGCGAGAGGACTGGCGCTCCGAGCTGTG GAGCGAGATGTGAGGGAAGGAGCCGACATGCTGATGGTGAAACCAGGCCTGCCGTACCTGGACATCATGAGGGACGTCAAGGACAAA TTCCCCAGCCACCCTCTGGCGGTATACAACGTGTCCGGGGAGTTTGCCATGTTGTGGCACGGAGCGAAGGCCGGAGCGTTCGACCTGCGGGCCGCTGTGATGGAGGCCATGACCGCCTTCCGCAGGGCAG GCGCTGACATCATCATCACCTACTACACCCCCGAGCTGCTCACCTGGCTGAAGGAGTAA